From the genome of Chelmon rostratus isolate fCheRos1 chromosome 1, fCheRos1.pri, whole genome shotgun sequence, one region includes:
- the LOC121605194 gene encoding coiled-coil domain-containing protein 81-like — MTDILRLVSEADGRSLPTLCQLSENDINCIWAEVSAYIERQMTLQKGVHLAGLGTFTFSQQKLGTGNKFTLIQRPIFLLAGKLVQSLGLKQVRPLAAATHLPVVHLNFAAVSQETRFSRDVVEGCVRETLLLLFRALASEKSVFLALQGIGVLSFKNNKVRMKFNRDFIDAMDGTGRLLLAFNNRPGSSVSLMSGGLSRLQRPQTANPITLPTVCSPQPDNKAGDKDLWSLSPAPDQRNAGVPQQRESKSHQTLQPLKKKAVSLSEEPNPTPLMEATDKPTASISPPEVAPKQEKHAVNFTCAGHTRAGQELCYLCMQRAQRNVPVYLRVQRQVEEKAQEKLLLLEEQQRDKQYMDEEQAKRSEQRERAKQVATFNLQMSEKNEKTCCPLFPTSFIFPARPLTPVRRIQQHRYMNELQSQIESRRQHDAQDQQNRLLMERLNQVQLVQEIALQKAQQLQQKHERTQHYKRALDTQVEDKKCADLPECQPDNSGFNHYETAASDTESRERAQKLFQVNFTAATQRKREDLHNRQEQLEKERETLKHNKTELILSCINRFEKKRDISKSLADEWSRSTKLKHQREDEERRFLRSAGQLLVDKLAQYRRCCQCKRRTTNCGETNIWKDSHHLSGSQFMI, encoded by the exons ATGACTGACATCCTGCGGCTGGTGTCAGAAGCGGACGGACGCTCTTTACCCACTCTCTGCCAACTGTCTGAAAACG ATATTAACTGTATCTGGGCTGAGGTATCCGCCTACATTGAGCGTCAGATGACCTTACAGAAG GGGGTCCACCTGGCAGGACTGGGGACCTTCACCTTCTCTCAGCAGAAGCTGGGCACAGGAAACAAGTTCACATTGATCCAAAGACCCATCTTCCTCCTGGCAGGGAAGCTAGTCCAGTCTCTGGGCTTAAAGCAGGTCAGGCCGCTGGCTGCAG CAACACACTTACCAGTGGTGCACCTGAACTTTGCAGCTGTGTCCCAAGAGACTCGTTTCAGTCGAGACGTGGTGGAGGGCTGCGTTAGAGAaactcttctgctcctcttcagaGCTTTGGCCTCCGAAAAAAGCGTGTTCCTCGCCTTACAGGGAATTGGAGTTTTGTCCTTTAAGAACAACAAG GTGCGGATGAAGTTCAACAGAGATTTCATTGACGCCATGGATGGAACTGGTAGGCTGCTGCTAGCCTTTAACAAT AGACCCGGGAGCAGTGTCTCTTTAATGTCTGGTGGACTGTCCAGACTTCAGAGGCCACAGACTGCCAACCCCATCACCCTGCCAACTGTCTGCTCTCCTCAGCCAGACAACAAGGCTGGTGACAAAGACCTATGGAGCCTGTCACCAGCTCCAGACCAGAGGAATGCGGGAG TTCCCCAACAGAGAGAATCTAAATCCCATCAGACACTGCAGCCCCTCAAGAAGAAAGCTGTCAGCCTGTCTGAAGAACCGAATCCAACACCCCTGATGGAGGCCACTGACAA GCCCACCGCCTCCATCTCACCACCAGAGGTCGCTCCCAAACAGGAGAAACACGCTGTGAATTTTACCTGTGCTGGCCATACCCGTGCTggacag GAGCTGTGCTACCTGTGTATGCAACGGGCTCAGAGGAATGTTCCAGTCTACCTGAGGGTGCAGCGGCAGGTAGAGGAGAAAGCTCAGGAGAAACTCTTACTGCTTGAAGAACAACAGAGGGACAAGCAGTACATGGACGAGGAGCAG GCAAAGCGGAGTGAGCAACGTGAACGTGCAAAGCAGGTTGCTACATTCAACCTGCAAATGTCGGAGAAGAATGAGAAGACGTGCTGTCCTCTATTCCCT ACTTCATTCATCTTCCCTGCTCGGCCCCTCACTCCCGTCAGGAGGATTCAGCAGCATCGTTACATGAACGAGCTTCAGAGCCAGATAGAGAGCCGGCGGCAACACGATGCTCAAGACCAGCAGAACCGTCTTCTCATGGAACGTCTAAACCAGGTCCAGCTGGTCCAGGA gaTAGCTCTGCAGAAggctcagcagctccagcagaaaCATGAGAGAACTCAGCATTACAAGAGGGCGCTGGACACTCAG GTGGAAGATAAGAAGTGCGCAGACCTTCCAGAGTGCCAGCCCGACAACTCTGGGTTCAACCACTATGAGACGGCAGCCAGCGACACAGAGAGCCGAGAGAGAGCCCAGAAG CTCTTCCAGGTAAATTTCACGGCTGCCactcagaggaagagggaagacCTGCACAACCGCCAAGaacagctggagaaggagagggaaactctcaaacacaacaaaacggA GTTAATATTGAGCTGCATCAATCGCTTTGAGAAGAAGAGGGACATCAGTAAGTCACTAGCGGACGAGTGGAGTCGCAGCACGAAGCTCAAACACCAGCGAGAGGACGAGGAGAGGCGCTtcctgag GTCTGCTGGTCAGCTCCTGGTAGATAAGCTTGCACAGTACAGGCGCTGCTGCCAGTGTAAGAGGAGGACCACCAACTGTGGAGAGACCAACATCTGGAAAGACTCTCATCACCTCTCCGGCTCCCAGTTCATGATCTAA